ATTGAATGTAATAGCAGCATGATGACAGTCAATTCCTATGAATTAAACTCCTCTTTAACAAAACCTTGGttcctgtgttgatgtgatatTCTGAACAACGTCTACTGAATGAATGATTTCGGTTGATGAAATGCGCCAACTGAAATACTTGCAGATTTTTTGATAGAAAAAAAGTTGTCCATTACAGATGTAGATTTCGGAACATGACAGTTATCAGTCTGTTCACTGCATGTGATAAAACTAATGAACCTTGTAAAACACTTGAAGAAATGATGCATCACTGCAAGTAATAGGACAAAACATGAATCCCACAAAGAGAATCTATAAAACGTGATGATGAAATACAATATGAAAGAttcctttctttattcattttgaatggTCCTGGTAAAATAAGAGTGCCTCTATCAGACGAAtctttattaaaactattaattCAACAACACATTGGCAGGATACACTGTCCTCTGAACCCTGTCATCAGAACATGGTTTCTGAGGCATCGTGTGTGAAGCACCGACGGTGGGAGCTCTGCAACTTCATTACATGGAAGATCAACACGTGACATTGATGAAGTAAATACATCCAAATACTGATCCAAATTTCTAACAGAGAGAATTAAAGTGGAGGAAATAGGGTCTGCGCAGTTCCTGTTTTACAGTCACCTTAAAAGGCTTAAGAGATCAATTCTTACTATGGTATATATACATGTGCCCTCGGACAAGTGAGTATGTTCCCTTTTGTGTATATGGAAAGGAGGCTTACACACATTTGAAgggaaataattcatatttaggGGACAGGAGAACAAGTATATGATTACATGTACAAAATTAAAGAGACAAATTGACAAAGACCTGGAGAGAGAGCTCTCACTGACCTATATGAAAGTACACTCAAAGTCTATTAGGTTGATTGAGACAGATTTCTTCTGAAtgtctctccctgtcctctTGGGGACGAGTCCCACAAACGGCTCTTGTTCCTCTTGAttcagaagaagcagcagaacacagGAATCTGAGATTAGAGGTTGGATAAATACAGTCTCTGATATATGATGTCAAGTGTTTATGAAGATAGGCTTGGAAATATTTGCGAACAAATCTACTCAGTACTTGtgttaaacaaataaagtgtTCAATCACATAAACCTAGGCTTCTAAATTTAAATATCAGAGGTCGGGTTGTAACAATTCATCTTGCTGTAAAGGAGCACGGGTGGATCTGTCACGCTGTGTTCGGCGCCCCGACTGACCATCTTAGAACAAACGAATGaacatgaaataatatatataataacgaAATTGTAACAATTGTATAAATTGTGTTCCTTCAATTAAGTCAGGTCCAGGGATCAGAAGAGCCGGCTGCAGGACCTGATCTCTCGCTAAGATCCTCACTGATCTGGAGCTGATGTCCTGTGCAGATAAAAGTACAGAGTGCAACCTTTTATCCTCGTAACGTTCGGGATTTACACTCACCGGGGATTTGTATAAGGCCCTCCCTCGACTCAGattcggcaaatcagatcactTCAGTTTTCCCTAccttcctataggcagaaactcaaACGTGACATACCGGTGACACACCATTCAGTGGTGGACCGACCAATATCGACAGGAAACTGCTAAACTGTGTTGGAACCCTCTGCGACAATGTGAACATCACATCTGAATAACATGGGAGCGGAAAGGAGGCGCACAGGTTTGCTCGGGGCTGCGCATCGCTCGGGGAAACACACTgggaaatgattttaaacgaaaTTAATGACATATTATATATCAATTATCAAATATCTGTCCCGTACTATAGAGTTCCCTGCTGTTCCCCCGGAGTTAAAATTGCCGAGTTTTTCCCCTCGCATGATTAAATgcccccctcccacacaaacacactactggcacacaagcagtcagacagagaaagagagaggggggggggtgctatgaagaccatcatcatttaccacGAACCCCTACATTGAACGGAGCATATACAACCggagcggagaaagcagaatcacgGGCCGGCAGCCAGGCTGCTGCACGCCAGAGAGTTGCGCGACTCTTCCGCATCTGGCGACAACTCGAAGAAAAAGAGCTGACGCAGAAAGCATCGGTGCAGAGCGCGATCACAGCCGAAGTGAACAGCGCCACTGAGTTCCATGGCTTGAACACGGCGGGACGCGCCCTGTTGCCAGTTAGACTGCATGTCAGAACGACTCCGTGTAAAGTGTCGTGAGATCGGTTGTTGAGGTTCCAGCCCGGTTTGGTAAAAACTCCCGAATTCTATATTTCCCAAATACAAAGTCTACCTCCTGTGGAGACACCTTTGTTTCAATCATTATAGTCTCCGTCTATTCTCTCTGTGTTCCCCGTGTCAGTCTCTCAGCACCGGTCACCATGTACGACATGAAGTGTTGTGAACTCAGTGTGTTGATATCAATCCTCTTTCCAACACGCGGCTGTAGACCcgctccgtcctcctctgtgtccgaCGCGTCGCTCTCTAGAGCCGCAGAAACGCGCTGGTTCGCTCCAACCGAAAATTACGCAGAACCAATGCGGATTCAACAGTTTACCTTCGAGAAGCGTCTCTCCAGACACGCCCCCTGTGTATCTCCGACATTCCATTCATGTGATCAATCTGCGATGTGATTGGCCCAATGTGAGTCGAGGGAGGGCCTTCCCGATTTTTTAACCGAACATTACGAGTATAAAAGGTTGCACTCTGCATTTTTACCTGCACAGGACATCAGCTCTACGTCAGTGAGGATCatagagagagaacaggaagtgCAGCCGGCTCTTCAGATCCATATACGGGTTTGGTACAATCTGTGCCGCGgacaaaactctggaaaatgaacaAGACTCTGTTCACTTTACTGCTCATTGTCCCACTTGTCTCTGGTGAGTTTATTAATTCAAGTTCACACTGACACCACATCTGCCCTGATAGGCATCAGCTCTGTGTGATGTTAACAGGACTAAtcgttttctgtgttttctcaggtGGATCTCATCCCACATGTTCGAGTCTCTCATTAACGGTGGAAGAAGGTGAAGACGTGAGTCTTTGGTGTGGACTTGTTCCCTTGGTCAACTTGATGAATTACACAGTGGAAGTTACAAGAACTGACATCAGCCAGTATGTCCTCCTGTATCGAGACAGAAGAGTCCTCCTCAACGCCCAGATGAAGCAGTACAGACACAGAACCACACTGGACCACAAAGGCCTGATCATGGGAAACATCTCAGTGCAGATCTCCTCTGTGAAGATGTCTGACAGAGGAGATTACACATGTTTGATCCCCAAACTGAAACCCAGGTGCATCATCACCCTGCATGTTGGTAAGAATCCTGAACTCATGCCTGTGGACATGACAGTGGAAAAACGGCAGATTGTGAGTGAACGTGATGTGAGAAAGTTCTCAACCTGTTTGTATCTCCTGTGAAACAGTGGAACACAGGAACCACGTCAGTGCTGCGCCTCATCTGGAGAACAACTCCACATCCAACCAGCCGGGGAAAGGTATCTGAGTCTTGCCTTTAACTCACTTTCCACTTCATCCtctgttcttttgtgtttgagtccagAGCTGTAAACCACAGAGGAATTGTCAGAATGAGTCACTGTCATGTTGGTGAATAGAAGATCAATCTCCTTTCTGTTCGCCCTTCACTCCTGCAGGTGCTGTTCCAGCCATTGCTGCTGTGGTCCTCtgtgttcttctttctcttgGTGCTCTCCTGTGTGTGGACTTCCTCAGACTGAGAAGTGGAAGAAACAGTAAGTGACCGTTTCTGCTCTGTAGCATTTTACTTTCAGTGCATTTACTCCAGTTTTGTTTGAGCTTTAACAAGTGTCTCAAAACCACTTTCAGGTCTCACAGGGAATTGTGTGATGAGATGCAGAGGACAAAAGCACCAAGATCCCTTCAATGGTTACCGTGCTGCGACcggatcgggtccagtctacatccaggagaTGGTCCAAACGGATGAAATGAGAGGAACAGGCCCCTGTGAGATGCGAGCACAGACTTCCCCTCACTTGGAGCATTAAAGAGAGATTATTGAACTGAATGAAgttgatgatgaaatgaaacgACTTCTATAACAAATGTTCACTGCTGTTGACACTTTAAAAGTATGTATTAGATATACGTGATGAAGGGTCTGCTTAACCTCTATTAAAATGTTGAAGCCACAGTTCATGTGATTGAACCgtttatttgtttaacagaaGTAGTGAGTGCATTGTACAAGGAACCTTTCCTTATAAATCAAACAGGACACTTTGGTGAATTAAGGTTTTCAGTCATCAAGTGTTGTCTTAAGACACATAATCAAAGTATTAACTCATATCTTAACTATCAATGATTGAATGGACTCAAACCAAAAGGTAAAAGGCCTGTGATTAATTTTAAATTCCAACAACACGTTCATCAAAGTGTTCTTGTGTGATTACAATTCTGACTGTTACATTCTGTTTCTATTAAAACAGCACTGTGCTGTAGAAAacaatgcattctgggaaatattTATGAACATTGCACTATACTGCAAACAGCATTGCATTCTGGGGGTGATGTCAGAATCAACGGCAGAGAGGTCCTGCAGAAAGGAATGCTGCTATATTTGTCGAAGACACATGTGGAACCCAAAGTGGTGAAGCCAACAATGGACCTTCTCTAGAGGATGATCCATCTGATTCCTATGAATTAAACTCCTCTTTAACAAAACCTTGGttcctgtgttgatgtgatatTCTGAACAACGTCTACTGAATGAATGATTTCGGTTGATGAAATGCGCCAACTGAAATACTTGCAGATTTTTTGATAGAAAAAAAGTTGTCCATTCCAGATGTAGATTTCGGAACATGACAGTTATCAGTCTGTTCACTGCATGTGATAAAACTAATGAACCTTGTAAAACACTTGAAGAAATGATGCATCTTGACACTGCAAGTATTAGGACAAAACATTAATCCCACAAAGAGACTCTATTACACGtgataatgaaatacaatatgaaagattcctttctttattcattttgaatggTCCTGGTAAAATAAGAGTTCCCTGATGTTCCCCCGGAGTTAATATTtccgagtcccccccccccgattaagtaggggggggggggggggatgatggaCTATgtagaccatcatcatttaccacGAACCCCTACATTGAACGGAGCATATACAACTggagcggagaaagcagaatcacgGGCCGACAGCCAGGCTGCTGAGCGCCAGAGAGTTGCGCGACGCTTCCGCATCTGGCGACGACTCGAAGAAAAAGAGCTGACGCAGAAAGCATCGGTGCAGAGCGCGATCACAGCCGAAGTGAACAGCGCCACTGAGTTCCATGGCGTGGATCCGGCGGGACGCGCCCTTTTGCCAGTCAGAATGCCGGTCAGAACGACTCCGTGTAAAGTGTCGTGAGATCGGTTGTTGAGGTTCCAGCCCGGTTTGGTTAAAACTCCCGAATTCTATATTTCCCGAATCCAAAGTCTACCTCCTGTGGAGATACCTTTGTTTCAATCATTATAGTCCCCGTCTATTCTCTCTGTGCTCCCCGTGTCAGTCTATCAGCACCGGTCACCATGTACGACATGAAGTATTGTGAACTCAGTGTGTTGATATCAATCCTCTATCCAACACGCGGCTGTAGACCCGCTCCGTCTTCCTCTGTGTCCGACGCGTCGCTCTCTAGAGCCGCCGACACGCGCTGGTTCGCTCCGACCAAACAGTACGCAGAACCAATGCGGATTCAACAGTTTACCTTCGAGAAGCGTCTCTCCAGACACGCCCCCCTGTGTGCCTCCGCCTCTCCAGACACGCCGCCCTTCGATCTGATTTGCCAAATGTTGGTCGATGGTCGAGGGAGGGCCTTACACAAATTCCGAATGTTAAATCCCGAGCATTACCTGTATAAAGCTTGCACTCTGCAGTCTGTCAGCGCAGGACATCAGCTCCTGTGGGGACACGCGAGCAAAGCGATGATGGAAGTGACACTGATGGGATCGGTCCCAGAATGTCCCCGTGGTTAACTCTGAGGCTTCAGGGGGGGCgaacagcaaaacagaaaacccaAACCACCTGAAGGGAACAACTTTAACTAACCTACTGAAATTAAAGGAACCAAAAGACATGTTCCTAACCTGGGTCCTCAtccagaaacaggagaaaacatgggtTCAACTCAAATGATACCCACCCCCCAAACCGGGCTGGAACATCAATAACAGATCTTAACATTACAAAAAGGCAGTCTGACTTTTTGTAATGTGATGGTGTTCACGGAGACTTGGCTCGATCCCGGACTCCGCAATGGTTCCcgagggggtctccattcaccgcCAGGACCGGACAACAAACTCGGGGAAGAGCAAGGGAGGAGGTGTCTGCTGCATGGAGAACAATGTGTGGTGCTCAGATGTGGAGATTATTTCTTCGGGctgttctccggacctggagcaGCTCGTGATCAGATGCCCACCTTATTACATCCCGAGGGAGTTTACATCGGTTGTTATAACAGCGGTGCACATTCTGCCACATAACGACGTCAGACcctggacgagctgcatgcggttATCAACAGGACTGAGACATCACGGCCCGAGGCTGCGGGTATGGTGGCCGATGATTTTAACAACGCaaagatgaggaaagtcctgcaG
The nucleotide sequence above comes from Platichthys flesus chromosome 9, fPlaFle2.1, whole genome shotgun sequence. Encoded proteins:
- the LOC133961168 gene encoding uncharacterized protein LOC133961168, producing the protein MNKTLFTLLLIVPLVSGGSHPTCSSLSLTVEEGEDVSLWCGLVPLVNLMNYTVEVTRTDISQYVLLYRDRRVLLNAQMKQYRHRTTLDHKGLIMGNISVQISSVKMSDRGDYTCLIPKLKPRCIITLHVVEHRNHVSAAPHLENNSTSNQPGKGAVPAIAAVVLCVLLSLGALLCVDFLRLRSGRNSLTGNCVMRCRGQKHQDPFNGYRAATGSGPVYIQEMVQTDEMRGTGPCEMRAQTSPHLEH